In Trichocoleus sp., the following are encoded in one genomic region:
- a CDS encoding DUF561 domain-containing protein: MSIHPTLHQAFQQGNALKVISGLTNFDADRVAAVVKAADRGGATFVDIAADANLVRLAKQLTSLPICVSAVDPKQFVTAVAAGADLIEIGNFDAFYAQGIRFEAAEVLELTQRTRALLPHITLSVTVPHILELDQQVHLAEALVKAGADIIQTEGGTSSQPVHAGTLGLIEKAAPTLAAAREISAAVNVPVLCASGLSNVTAPMAIAAGASGIGVGSAINQLNSEIAMIAAVRSLVEALATVNRVKVAV, translated from the coding sequence ATGTCAATTCATCCCACGCTTCATCAGGCATTTCAACAGGGGAACGCGCTAAAAGTCATTAGCGGCTTAACCAATTTTGATGCCGATCGCGTTGCTGCCGTTGTCAAAGCAGCCGATCGAGGAGGGGCAACCTTTGTTGATATTGCCGCAGATGCAAATCTGGTACGCCTGGCAAAGCAACTGACCTCGCTGCCCATTTGTGTTTCTGCTGTTGACCCAAAGCAGTTTGTGACTGCCGTTGCCGCAGGTGCAGATCTAATTGAGATCGGTAACTTTGACGCTTTCTATGCTCAGGGTATCCGGTTTGAAGCCGCAGAAGTGCTGGAGCTGACGCAGCGCACCCGTGCCCTGTTGCCCCATATCACCCTCTCTGTCACTGTTCCTCACATTCTAGAACTCGATCAGCAGGTTCACTTAGCGGAAGCCCTGGTCAAAGCAGGCGCAGATATCATTCAAACCGAAGGCGGCACTAGCAGTCAGCCCGTCCATGCTGGCACGCTGGGTCTGATTGAAAAGGCAGCTCCTACGCTTGCTGCTGCCCGTGAGATTTCGGCTGCGGTCAATGTGCCTGTTCTCTGTGCGTCTGGCTTGTCGAATGTGACGGCTCCAATGGCGATCGCAGCGGGTGCATCAGGGATTGGGGTTGGCTCTGCAATCAATCAACTCAACAGTGAGATTGCCATGATCGCGGCAGTCAGAAGCCTGGTTGAAGCACTGGCAACTGTCAATCGCGTTAAGGTAGCAGTGTAA
- a CDS encoding YbhB/YbcL family Raf kinase inhibitor-like protein encodes MEVGRRRFLNWSWAGIGWVGLSLWGCAAKNQTPAKVEAPQTLKLSSSAFDPDGLIPAKYTCDGENRSPALSWDAPPAATRSLVLLVSDPDAPGKTFIHWVLYDLPPETRQLPEGMKADPILVQGGVQGKSDFGKYGYGGPCPPQGTHRYVFTLYALDTVLDLPPGAKQADVLKAIEGHILAQAELVGRYGR; translated from the coding sequence GTGGAAGTTGGACGGCGGCGTTTTTTGAACTGGAGTTGGGCAGGAATTGGATGGGTTGGGCTATCGCTCTGGGGCTGTGCTGCCAAAAACCAGACTCCAGCGAAGGTAGAAGCTCCTCAGACGCTCAAGTTGAGCAGTTCTGCTTTTGATCCGGATGGACTCATTCCAGCAAAATATACCTGTGACGGTGAAAATCGATCGCCTGCTCTCAGTTGGGATGCGCCGCCTGCTGCAACCCGCAGTTTGGTGCTGCTTGTCAGTGACCCAGATGCACCCGGAAAAACCTTTATTCATTGGGTGCTGTATGACCTACCACCCGAAACCCGTCAGTTGCCAGAAGGCATGAAAGCAGATCCAATCCTCGTTCAGGGAGGGGTGCAGGGAAAAAGTGATTTTGGCAAATATGGCTATGGGGGTCCCTGTCCACCTCAGGGAACGCATCGCTATGTCTTCACGCTCTATGCTTTAGATACAGTGCTCGATTTGCCGCCCGGTGCGAAACAAGCAGATGTTTTAAAAGCGATCGAAGGGCATATCCTGGCACAAGCAGAACTCGTCGGTCGTTATGGGCGCTAA
- a CDS encoding CAP domain-containing protein, producing MKINVLGKAKPIAAPSTIEGNVLAGKPTLFKFDLLKRSALSVGLSTKRPAVLELFNGLGKRISQAPRIRTSNAAIRLSEATGTYYLKLSVRQGRTKFRLSLDSVDLENAPVTSAAPVSPASPPGTSPIAPAQPPSPPVVTPVSLPSDPNTVIYAANTPRDAQPQQTPTFAPIGTNPASQYALGIINEYRRLSGLQPLSLNIKLSYAAEAHSQDMAINNYVGKTGSLGSSIASRVAAAGYAAAQSGEIAYVGQVTAMNAFTDWTNDPEARANLLNPVFKDVGISTFRLGSTNAWTIDFANPMR from the coding sequence ATGAAAATAAATGTACTAGGAAAAGCCAAGCCGATCGCCGCTCCCAGTACGATTGAGGGGAATGTCTTGGCAGGCAAGCCTACCCTGTTTAAGTTTGATTTGCTTAAACGAAGTGCGTTAAGTGTTGGGCTATCTACAAAACGTCCTGCGGTGCTGGAGTTATTCAATGGATTGGGAAAGCGAATCAGTCAGGCTCCGCGCATCCGAACAAGCAATGCAGCAATCCGTTTAAGTGAAGCAACAGGGACTTATTACCTGAAGCTGTCAGTCAGGCAAGGCAGGACAAAATTCAGGCTCTCTTTAGACAGCGTCGATTTGGAAAATGCTCCGGTTACTTCGGCTGCTCCTGTCTCCCCTGCATCGCCACCTGGCACTTCCCCGATCGCCCCCGCTCAGCCTCCATCTCCCCCTGTTGTTACACCCGTCTCACTGCCATCTGATCCAAACACTGTTATTTATGCGGCAAATACCCCGCGTGATGCTCAACCTCAGCAAACTCCGACCTTTGCACCGATCGGCACAAATCCAGCTTCACAATATGCGTTGGGCATCATCAACGAATACCGCAGGCTCTCAGGACTGCAACCCCTGTCTCTGAACATCAAGCTCTCCTACGCGGCTGAAGCCCATAGCCAGGACATGGCAATTAATAACTATGTGGGCAAAACAGGGTCTCTCGGCTCATCGATCGCCAGTCGAGTTGCCGCTGCTGGATATGCTGCCGCCCAGTCTGGTGAAATTGCTTATGTCGGACAGGTCACTGCCATGAATGCCTTCACCGATTGGACCAATGATCCAGAAGCGCGGGCAAATTTGCTTAATCCAGTGTTCAAAGATGTGGGGATTAGTACATTCCGATTGGGTTCTACCAACGCATGGACGATCGATTTTGCCAACCCGATGCGTTAA
- the cofG gene encoding 7,8-didemethyl-8-hydroxy-5-deazariboflavin synthase subunit CofG codes for MVSSIAATPKAQTKRATYSPAYTLVPTYECFNRCTYCNFRVDPGQDEWLSLAVAEARLRELQSQGVIEILVLSGEVHPHSPNRSIWFQRIYDLCELALDLGFLPHTNAGILQFEEMAQLKAVNVSMGLMLEQMTSTLLESVHRHAPSKVPAVRLQQLEWAGELQIPFTTGLLLGIGETEADRLTTLETIAQVHHRYKHIQEVILQPHCPGHSQAWEGEAFSPETLVRVVQMARKLLPHDITIQIPPNLVPAPEHLSACLEAGATDLGGIGPKDEVNPDYPHPHDAALTMTLNHLGWQLQPRLPIYPQYDSWLSDRLQIAVRVWRDRLTPQSDQ; via the coding sequence ATGGTTTCCTCGATCGCCGCCACTCCAAAAGCCCAGACCAAACGCGCAACCTATAGCCCTGCCTATACACTGGTTCCAACTTACGAATGCTTTAATCGTTGTACTTACTGCAACTTTCGAGTTGATCCGGGACAGGATGAATGGCTCAGTCTAGCAGTGGCAGAAGCTCGGCTACGAGAACTTCAGTCTCAGGGCGTGATCGAAATTTTGGTTTTGAGTGGAGAAGTGCATCCGCACAGCCCAAATCGATCGATCTGGTTTCAGCGAATTTATGATCTGTGTGAGTTAGCCCTCGATTTAGGGTTTTTACCTCATACCAATGCCGGAATTCTCCAGTTTGAGGAAATGGCGCAGCTAAAAGCAGTGAATGTGTCAATGGGGTTGATGCTGGAGCAAATGACCTCCACTTTGCTGGAATCTGTCCATCGTCATGCGCCGAGCAAAGTTCCTGCGGTGCGGCTACAGCAGTTGGAATGGGCAGGCGAGCTGCAAATCCCTTTCACCACCGGATTGCTACTGGGCATTGGAGAAACGGAGGCAGACAGGCTTACCACGCTAGAGACGATCGCCCAGGTACATCACCGCTACAAACATATTCAGGAAGTCATTTTGCAGCCTCATTGTCCAGGTCACAGTCAAGCCTGGGAAGGGGAAGCATTCTCTCCTGAAACCTTGGTAAGAGTCGTGCAGATGGCTCGTAAACTGTTGCCCCACGACATTACAATCCAAATTCCTCCTAATCTGGTTCCCGCTCCTGAGCATTTATCGGCTTGCCTAGAGGCAGGCGCAACAGACCTGGGGGGAATTGGCCCCAAAGATGAAGTCAACCCCGATTATCCTCATCCCCACGATGCAGCTTTAACGATGACGCTGAATCACTTGGGTTGGCAGCTCCAGCCGCGTTTGCCGATTTACCCCCAATACGATAGCTGGCTCTCCGATCGCCTTCAAATAGCAGTGCGGGTCTGGCGCGATCGGCTAACGCCGCAATCTGACCAGTAA
- a CDS encoding AarF/ABC1/UbiB kinase family protein, whose translation MNYSPFSQMRRYDSQAIARYYRYRPWRAIWRMFVVIWLFSRFILGLRWDKWTNQEEAQKTKRAVQLRQLLTRLGPTYIKVGQALSTRPDLVRKDFLDELTKLQDRLPPFPTPLAFDIIERELDRSVEEMFDPISAEPIAAASLGQVYHAYLQTGEEVAVKVQRPNLLPVLTLDLYLMRWAASWLGPLLPLNLGHNLTLIVDEFGTKLFEEVDYLNEGRNAEKFAANFSDDPTVKVPSIYWRYSSQRVLVLEWINGFKLTDINKIQESNLNADRLIEIGVTSGLRQLLEYGFFHADPHPGNLFATPNGQMAYIDFGMMDQLSEITKETLVDSIVHLINKDYEDLAKDFVKLGFLTPDTDIQPIVPALEIVLGSALGESVRDFNFKTITDQFASLMYEYPFRLPAQFALIIRSLVTQEGLALSLNPDFKIVDVAFPYIAKRLLTGESPQLRRRLIDVLFKDGKFQWHRLENLLSIARSDNNFDILPTAQLGLQYLLSEEGQYLRRQLILALVENDRLHTEEVQRLWNLIKDDIKPDRLFSAALGALTGLSTAGATALLPSMVAFINSPKLENPKP comes from the coding sequence GTGAATTACTCTCCCTTTAGCCAGATGCGACGTTACGACTCACAAGCCATTGCTCGGTACTACCGCTATCGTCCTTGGCGAGCAATTTGGCGAATGTTCGTCGTTATTTGGCTATTCTCCCGATTTATATTGGGGTTGCGGTGGGATAAATGGACGAACCAGGAAGAAGCCCAGAAAACGAAGCGGGCAGTTCAACTCCGGCAACTGCTGACGCGCCTCGGTCCCACTTATATCAAAGTTGGACAAGCCCTTTCCACTCGTCCAGATTTAGTACGCAAAGACTTTTTAGATGAACTGACAAAGCTGCAAGACCGGCTCCCGCCATTCCCGACACCGCTTGCCTTTGACATTATTGAACGAGAACTCGATCGATCGGTCGAGGAGATGTTTGATCCAATCTCTGCTGAGCCGATCGCAGCGGCAAGTTTGGGGCAGGTCTATCATGCTTACTTGCAAACTGGGGAAGAGGTTGCCGTTAAGGTGCAACGTCCAAATCTGCTGCCCGTTCTAACCCTTGACCTCTATTTGATGCGTTGGGCAGCAAGCTGGCTGGGTCCACTACTACCGCTGAATCTGGGCCACAACTTGACTTTGATTGTGGATGAGTTTGGCACAAAGCTGTTTGAGGAAGTTGACTACCTCAACGAAGGGCGCAATGCCGAGAAGTTTGCTGCCAACTTTTCAGATGATCCAACGGTGAAGGTGCCATCTATCTATTGGCGATACAGCAGCCAACGGGTTTTGGTGCTGGAGTGGATTAACGGCTTCAAACTCACTGACATCAACAAAATTCAGGAGTCGAATCTCAATGCAGATAGGCTGATTGAAATTGGTGTCACCTCTGGTCTAAGGCAATTGCTGGAGTATGGCTTCTTCCACGCTGACCCCCACCCTGGCAACCTTTTTGCAACGCCGAACGGTCAGATGGCATATATCGACTTTGGCATGATGGATCAGCTGAGCGAGATAACGAAGGAAACGCTCGTTGATTCTATTGTGCATCTGATCAACAAGGATTACGAAGACCTGGCAAAGGATTTCGTGAAGCTAGGCTTCCTGACCCCTGACACTGATATTCAGCCGATCGTGCCTGCGCTAGAAATCGTTTTGGGGAGTGCTTTAGGTGAAAGTGTCCGAGACTTTAACTTCAAGACCATCACCGATCAGTTTGCTTCCTTGATGTATGAGTATCCGTTCCGCCTCCCAGCCCAGTTTGCGCTGATTATTCGATCGCTCGTCACGCAAGAAGGACTGGCACTGAGCCTCAACCCCGACTTCAAAATTGTGGATGTTGCCTTTCCCTATATTGCGAAGCGGCTCTTAACTGGAGAATCTCCGCAATTGCGACGACGGTTAATCGATGTTTTGTTCAAAGATGGCAAATTTCAGTGGCATCGCCTGGAGAACCTGCTTTCGATCGCCCGCTCCGACAACAATTTTGACATTCTGCCCACGGCACAACTCGGTTTACAATACCTCTTATCGGAAGAAGGACAGTATCTGCGGCGACAGTTGATCCTGGCTTTGGTTGAAAACGATCGGCTCCACACCGAAGAAGTACAGCGGCTGTGGAATCTGATTAAAGACGACATCAAGCCCGATCGTCTGTTTAGTGCGGCTTTGGGGGCGCTAACGGGCTTATCGACTGCTGGAGCCACTGCCCTTTTACCCTCCATGGTTGCCTTCATCAATTCCCCGAAACTTGAGAACCCCAAACCCTAG
- a CDS encoding ATP-binding protein: MEHVQEDLVQTLNGAVKGIDGDSFVALRQAKPRSDGYSDDPRYWQHVQWLAAVSSINPQAFIYTYVPASEPKAIIFIGSDTAVNHRIKGAKFLEYYKIALKEDDILLKGLKVQTVDLSIAADKWGVWATGVTPILNSKGDPVGALGIDYQAGYILAIQQGIRDRLLIAFITTYSVLFVLIYFLSGLLTKQLNQLSAAAEKTGTGDYNHNFFFIDRRWLPDEFDLLARVFQSMIDRIRVREQLLKDSEIYLEQQVQERTYQLKQSLNFADLLQRITDRVRDSLDENHILQATVQELTTELQIIGCNTAIFDLQARKTIIQTQFFLTESPVNSGQSYGIDGVEEFPGVHAQLLKGETVQFCVHPVLAPELVPQQSYTILACPIGDSHEILGDIWLFRESETWFEEREVRLAQQVANHCAIAIRQARLYQAAQERLVEMETLSLLKDDFLSTVSHELRSPVANMKMAIQMLGVNLNKVTSIGVTVDSPYRSRLSQYLQVLDSECEREISLINDLLDLQRLDAGMEPSMMDLVNLKDWLPELIQSFKDRAHAREQQLTLEMESQFPLFQTDEAALKRIMAELLHNACKYTPPREKIFVVANLNQDQITIQVINSGSEIPEKELSRIFEKFYRVPNADPWKQGGTGLGLALVKRLVEHLNGTIQVDSAAMQTRFIMQFPVLSFCPFPMKSTATLSKL, from the coding sequence ATGGAGCACGTTCAGGAGGACTTAGTTCAAACGCTGAATGGAGCAGTAAAAGGAATTGATGGTGATTCGTTTGTTGCTTTAAGGCAGGCAAAGCCACGTTCTGATGGTTACTCTGATGATCCTCGCTATTGGCAGCATGTGCAGTGGTTAGCAGCCGTTTCTTCAATTAATCCCCAAGCCTTTATTTATACTTACGTTCCAGCTTCTGAACCTAAAGCGATTATCTTTATTGGCAGCGATACTGCGGTGAACCATCGCATTAAAGGCGCAAAGTTTTTAGAGTATTATAAAATCGCTCTTAAAGAAGACGATATTTTACTGAAAGGGCTCAAAGTACAAACAGTTGATTTATCAATTGCAGCCGATAAATGGGGCGTTTGGGCAACTGGAGTAACGCCGATTCTTAACTCAAAAGGCGATCCTGTTGGAGCACTTGGAATTGACTATCAAGCAGGCTATATTCTTGCGATTCAACAAGGGATTCGCGATCGACTTTTGATTGCTTTCATCACAACTTATAGCGTTCTGTTTGTTCTGATTTATTTTCTGTCGGGGCTACTCACGAAACAGTTAAATCAACTTTCTGCCGCAGCCGAAAAAACAGGAACGGGAGATTACAATCACAACTTTTTTTTCATCGACCGCAGGTGGTTACCCGATGAATTTGACCTGCTTGCGCGAGTTTTTCAAAGCATGATCGATCGCATCCGGGTTCGGGAGCAGTTGCTGAAAGACTCAGAAATTTATCTGGAGCAGCAGGTTCAAGAACGAACCTATCAACTGAAACAGTCGCTCAACTTTGCAGATCTCCTGCAACGCATCACCGATCGCGTTCGAGATAGCCTGGACGAGAACCATATTTTGCAAGCCACTGTGCAAGAATTGACAACTGAATTGCAAATTATTGGCTGCAATACAGCAATTTTTGATCTACAAGCCAGAAAGACAATCATTCAGACCCAGTTTTTCCTGACTGAATCTCCAGTGAACTCAGGCCAAAGCTATGGGATAGACGGAGTAGAAGAATTTCCTGGGGTTCATGCCCAACTGCTCAAGGGCGAGACGGTTCAATTTTGCGTTCATCCTGTTCTTGCTCCAGAGTTGGTTCCTCAGCAAAGCTATACAATTCTTGCTTGTCCCATTGGAGACAGCCACGAAATTTTAGGCGATATCTGGCTGTTTAGAGAGAGTGAAACTTGGTTTGAGGAGCGAGAGGTGCGATTAGCACAGCAGGTTGCTAACCATTGTGCCATTGCCATCCGGCAAGCTCGTCTCTATCAAGCGGCGCAGGAGCGTCTAGTGGAGATGGAAACGCTGAGTTTGCTCAAAGATGACTTTCTCAGTACGGTTTCTCATGAGCTTCGATCGCCCGTTGCAAATATGAAAATGGCGATCCAAATGCTGGGAGTCAACTTAAACAAAGTGACCAGCATTGGCGTAACGGTGGACTCCCCCTACCGCAGCAGACTGTCACAATATCTGCAAGTGTTGGACAGCGAATGTGAGCGAGAAATTAGCCTGATCAATGACCTGCTCGATCTGCAGCGACTTGACGCAGGCATGGAACCTAGCATGATGGACTTAGTGAATTTGAAAGATTGGTTGCCTGAACTGATCCAGTCCTTTAAAGACCGGGCACATGCGAGAGAGCAGCAGCTAACGCTGGAAATGGAATCACAGTTCCCCTTATTTCAGACAGATGAGGCAGCACTGAAGCGAATTATGGCAGAACTGCTCCACAATGCCTGCAAATATACGCCCCCTCGCGAGAAAATTTTCGTTGTTGCCAATCTCAACCAGGATCAAATTACGATTCAGGTGATTAATAGCGGCTCCGAAATTCCGGAGAAAGAACTGAGTCGCATTTTTGAAAAGTTCTATCGCGTGCCAAATGCCGATCCCTGGAAGCAAGGGGGAACGGGTTTAGGATTAGCGTTAGTTAAACGCTTGGTTGAGCATCTTAATGGCACAATTCAGGTGGATAGTGCAGCGATGCAAACCCGTTTTATCATGCAGTTTCCGGTTCTCTCCTTTTGTCCTTTTCCCATGAAATCTACAGCAACTCTTTCAAAGCTCTAG
- a CDS encoding HAMP domain-containing sensor histidine kinase yields the protein MPKLGLRARLFFSHIIVMIVGLLTLLAIGKISSPRFFVFYLRQIEVGGFSVRQVRTQLIQSFEDAWSQGAFWSMVVGATTAGGLSYWVTKRVVQPLIQMEEITKKFAAGQLEERVPSSEIPEVDQLADSFNRMAATLEGVEQRRRELVSDLSHELRTPLTVLRGYLEGLADGTIDPSPDIYLRLSRETTRMQRLVNDLQELSKMEAGYLPIDARSLDLQPLLTAIVQRFSDQLLAENSPLMLLDYPPDTPMVLADPFRVEQILVNLIGNALRYTPTGSVTVQVRSEADRVWVAVVDTGQGMAGEDLPHVFERFWRADRSRDRHSGGTGIGLAICRRLVELQGGAIEVQSQLGRGSTFRFSLPLAGKKS from the coding sequence ATGCCGAAATTGGGACTGCGGGCGCGATTGTTCTTCTCGCATATTATTGTGATGATTGTCGGGCTGTTGACGCTGTTAGCGATCGGCAAAATTTCTTCTCCCCGATTTTTTGTGTTTTATCTGCGGCAAATTGAAGTCGGTGGTTTTAGTGTGCGGCAGGTGCGGACGCAGTTAATTCAGAGCTTTGAGGATGCCTGGAGCCAGGGGGCTTTCTGGTCGATGGTGGTGGGAGCAACAACGGCAGGTGGTTTGAGCTACTGGGTGACAAAGCGAGTGGTGCAGCCGCTGATTCAAATGGAGGAAATCACCAAAAAGTTTGCTGCTGGACAGCTAGAAGAACGAGTTCCATCCAGCGAAATTCCAGAAGTCGATCAACTAGCAGATAGCTTTAACCGCATGGCAGCCACGCTGGAGGGCGTCGAGCAGCGCCGCAGAGAATTGGTGAGTGACCTATCTCACGAATTACGAACGCCATTAACGGTTTTACGGGGCTATCTAGAAGGCTTGGCTGACGGTACGATCGACCCCTCTCCTGACATTTATCTGCGGCTTTCTAGAGAAACAACGCGAATGCAGCGACTAGTCAACGATCTGCAAGAGCTATCCAAAATGGAAGCAGGCTATTTGCCGATCGATGCTCGTTCGCTAGATCTACAGCCACTTTTAACGGCAATTGTGCAGCGATTTTCAGATCAGCTTTTGGCAGAGAATAGTCCGCTGATGCTGCTCGACTATCCACCTGATACACCCATGGTGCTGGCGGATCCCTTTCGGGTTGAGCAAATTCTCGTCAATTTGATTGGCAACGCGCTACGCTACACCCCCACAGGCTCCGTTACGGTACAAGTGCGCTCAGAAGCCGATCGCGTTTGGGTTGCTGTCGTCGATACAGGTCAGGGAATGGCAGGGGAAGATCTGCCCCATGTATTTGAGCGCTTCTGGCGGGCAGATCGATCGCGCGATCGACATTCTGGGGGAACTGGCATTGGGCTGGCAATCTGTCGCCGTTTAGTTGAACTGCAAGGGGGAGCGATCGAGGTACAGAGTCAGCTTGGCAGAGGGAGTACATTCAGGTTTTCGCTGCCCTTAGCCGGAAAGAAGAGTTAA